A part of Antennarius striatus isolate MH-2024 chromosome 21, ASM4005453v1, whole genome shotgun sequence genomic DNA contains:
- the mrpl38 gene encoding large ribosomal subunit protein mL38 isoform X1, giving the protein MALQWVTVPAFRAVTDLGVSNVRRFATTAFLCRRAPPLGPMPNEDIDVENLESLTKYRSYTRYLRKAEEARNKPVWWKTYRYHVEKADPEHGAKLVDIGLPCCQIREVRERKKKIQENKKNAELEKAYRLRSFKIQVDQVQKAWGKTSAPYHIKRLAEHYGVFKDLFPMAYFLPQVTLHIRYSQDKTSQVYCGKQLTPTETASAPQISFDAEEGSLWTLLLTCPDEHLQDTEAEYVHWLVGNVPGGAVHAGEELCYYLPPFPAKGTGFHRYIFVLFKQECLIDFKEDIRQSPCHSLVDRTFKTVDFYRKHQDQMTPAGLALFQCQWDESVTNTFHNTLNMREPVFEFIRPPVYHPPQVKYPHGQPLRYMDRYRDGKKFTYGIY; this is encoded by the exons ATGGCGCTGCAATGGGTTACTGTCCCTGCATTTAGAGCAGTGACAGATTTAGGGGTCAGTAATGTAAGAAGATTTGCCACAACAG CGTTCCTGTGCAGACGAGCTCCTCCTTTGGGTCCGATGCCAAATGAGGACATTGACGTTGAGAACCTGGAATCGTTAACAAAGTACCGCAGTTACACTCGCTACTTGAGAAAAGCTGAGGAGGCAAGGAACAAACCTGTGTGGTGGAAAACCTATAGGTACCATGTGGAAAAAGCTGATCCTGAGCATG GTGCAAAGCTAGTGGACATTGGACTACCGTGCTGTCAAATCCGTGAAgtgagggagaggaagaagaagattcaggaaaacaagaagaatgCTGAGCTGGAGAAGGCTTATCGTCTGCGCAGTT TTAAAATACAAGTGGATCAAGTGCAGAAAGCCTGGGGGAAGACCAGTGCTCCGTATCATATCAAGAGACTGGCTGAGCACTATGGAGTCTTCAAAGATCTCTTCCCCATGGCCTATTTTCTCCCGCAAGTTACCCTCCACATTCGCTACAGCCAAGACAAGACCAGTCAAGTGTATTGTGGGAAACAGCTGACACCAACTGAA ACAGCGTCTGCCCCGCAGATCAGCTTTGATGCAGAGGAGGGTTCCCTCTGGACTCTTCTGCTCACCTGTCCAG ATGAGCATCTTCAGGATACCGAGGCAGAATATGTTCACTGGCTGGT AGGGAACGTACCAGGGGGAGCAGTGCATGCTGGGGAGGAACTCTGCTACTACCTGCCGCCCTTCCCTGCCAAAGGAACAGGCTTCCACCGCTACATATTTGTTCTCTTCAAACAGGAGTGTCTCATTGATTTCAAGGAGGATATCAGGCAGTCGCCATG CCACTCTTTGGTGGACCGTACATTCAAGACAGTGGATTTCTACAGAAAGCACCAGGACCAAATGACACCTGCAGGCCTGGCCTTGTTCCAGTGCCAGTGGGATGAATCTGTCACCAACACCTTTCACAACACACTCA ACATGAGGGAGCCGGTGTTTGAGTTCATCCGTCCACCGGTGTATCACCCCCCACAGGTCAAATACCCTCATGGACAGCCCCTGCGCTACATGGACAGATACAGGGATGGAAAGAAGTTCACCTATGGAATATATTGA
- the mrpl38 gene encoding large ribosomal subunit protein mL38 isoform X2, with protein sequence MALQWVTVPAFRAVTDLGVSNVRRFATTAFLCRRAPPLGPMPNEDIDVENLESLTKYRSYTRYLRKAEEARNKPVWWKTYRYHVEKADPEHGAKLVDIGLPCCQIREVRERKKKIQENKKNAELEKAYRLRSFKIQVDQVQKAWGKTSAPYHIKRLAEHYGVFKDLFPMAYFLPQVTLHIRYSQDKTSQVYCGKQLTPTETASAPQISFDAEEGSLWTLLLTCPDEHLQDTEAEYVHWLVGNVPGGAVHAGEELCYYLPPFPAKGTGFHRYIFVLFKQECLIDFKEDIRQSPCHSLVDRTFKTVDFYRKHQDQMTPAGLALFQCQWDESVTNTFHNTLICPLSLQT encoded by the exons ATGGCGCTGCAATGGGTTACTGTCCCTGCATTTAGAGCAGTGACAGATTTAGGGGTCAGTAATGTAAGAAGATTTGCCACAACAG CGTTCCTGTGCAGACGAGCTCCTCCTTTGGGTCCGATGCCAAATGAGGACATTGACGTTGAGAACCTGGAATCGTTAACAAAGTACCGCAGTTACACTCGCTACTTGAGAAAAGCTGAGGAGGCAAGGAACAAACCTGTGTGGTGGAAAACCTATAGGTACCATGTGGAAAAAGCTGATCCTGAGCATG GTGCAAAGCTAGTGGACATTGGACTACCGTGCTGTCAAATCCGTGAAgtgagggagaggaagaagaagattcaggaaaacaagaagaatgCTGAGCTGGAGAAGGCTTATCGTCTGCGCAGTT TTAAAATACAAGTGGATCAAGTGCAGAAAGCCTGGGGGAAGACCAGTGCTCCGTATCATATCAAGAGACTGGCTGAGCACTATGGAGTCTTCAAAGATCTCTTCCCCATGGCCTATTTTCTCCCGCAAGTTACCCTCCACATTCGCTACAGCCAAGACAAGACCAGTCAAGTGTATTGTGGGAAACAGCTGACACCAACTGAA ACAGCGTCTGCCCCGCAGATCAGCTTTGATGCAGAGGAGGGTTCCCTCTGGACTCTTCTGCTCACCTGTCCAG ATGAGCATCTTCAGGATACCGAGGCAGAATATGTTCACTGGCTGGT AGGGAACGTACCAGGGGGAGCAGTGCATGCTGGGGAGGAACTCTGCTACTACCTGCCGCCCTTCCCTGCCAAAGGAACAGGCTTCCACCGCTACATATTTGTTCTCTTCAAACAGGAGTGTCTCATTGATTTCAAGGAGGATATCAGGCAGTCGCCATG CCACTCTTTGGTGGACCGTACATTCAAGACAGTGGATTTCTACAGAAAGCACCAGGACCAAATGACACCTGCAGGCCTGGCCTTGTTCCAGTGCCAGTGGGATGAATCTGTCACCAACACCTTTCACAACACACTCA TCTGTCCATTGTCTCTGCAGACATGA